The following are encoded in a window of Impatiens glandulifera chromosome 5, dImpGla2.1, whole genome shotgun sequence genomic DNA:
- the LOC124938059 gene encoding ribose-phosphate pyrophosphokinase 4-like, with amino-acid sequence MPSEALQPTEGAEIIIKAEVQAEKQQTKQVLLFYCTESEDLARKVAAQSEFIQLQSINWRSFDDGFPNLFINKAHNIRGQHVAFLASFSSPAVIFEQLSVIYSLPRLFVASFTLVLPFFPTGSFERMEVEGDVATAFTMARILTNVPISRGGPTSLVTFDIHALQERFYFGDQVLPCFESGIPLLKQRLHQLAESEKIVVAFPDDGAWKRFHKLLDNFPMVVCNKVREGDKRIVRLKEGEPKGCHVVIVDDLVQSGGTLLECQKVLADKGAAKVSAYVTHAVFPKRSWDKFIHKSEDNSDKAFTYFWITDSCPLTVKAIGNKSPFEILSLAGSIADALQI; translated from the exons ATGCCTAGTGAAGCCTTGCAGCCGACTGAGGGAGCTGAAATCATTATCAAGGCGGAAGTCCAGGCGGAGAAGCAGCAAACTAAGCAAGTGCTTTTGTTTTATTGCACGGAATCTGAAGATCTTGCTCGGAAAGTTGCCGCTCAATCGGAGTTCATTCAACTCCAATCCATCAACTGGAg GAGTTTTGATGACGGATTTCCAAACTTATTCATTAATAAAGCGCATAATATTCGAGGGCAGCATGTGGCCTTTTTGGCATCCTTTAGTTCTCCTGCAGTTATCTTTGAGCAGCTATCTGTCATATACTCACTTCCACGGCTGTTTGTTGCTTCTTTCACTTTGGTGTTACCTTTCTTTCCTACTGGCTCATTTGAACGTATGGAAGTGGAAGGAGATGTCGCTACGGCTTTTACTATGGCTAGAATTCTAACGAATGTTCCGATATCAAGAGGTGGTCCAACAAGCCTAGTCACTTTCGACATTCATGCTTTACAG GAACGATTCTATTTTGGAGATCAGGTCCTTCCTTGTTTTGAATCTGGTATCCCTCTTTTGAAGCAACGCCTTCATCAGCTTGCTGAATCTGAGAAA ATTGTTGTAGCATTTCCAGATGATGGAGCTTGGAAGAGATTTCACAAGCTACTGGATAATTTCCCCATG GTGGTTTGCAACAAGGTTCGAGAAGGCGATAAACGGATCGTACGACTGAAGGAGGGTGAACCTAAAGGTTGTCATGTTGTCATAGTTGATGATTTGGTGCAATCAGGAGGTACACTGCTCGAGTGTCAG AAAGTTTTGGCAGATAAAGGTGCTGCAAAAGTGAGTGCATATGTTACCCATGCAGTATTTCCCAAGCGCTCGTGGGACAAGTTCATACACAAGAGTGAAG ATAACTCGGATAAGGCATTCACATACTTCTGGATCACAGATTCATGCCCTCTTACTGTCAAAGCTATTGGTAATAAGTCGCCTTTTGAAATCCTTAGTCTAGCAGGATCCATAGCTGATGCCCTACAGATATGA
- the LOC124938172 gene encoding pentatricopeptide repeat-containing protein At2g02750 gives MKREISNLIGNGLYRDLALSLYSRSHAAASISPDKFAFPSLFKVCGLLQQVSLCHMLHIHLIKTGFHADVYASTALTDAYMKLGCPDDALKVFDEMHERSLASFNAVISGFLKNGDIDGSFKMFKRLLSKQAVRPNSVTIACLLSSSSSPSNGHQVHCWAVKLGVESEIYAATSLVTMYSSRGELGSAAKVFKNIETKNVVCYNAYISGILQNGVPLLALDVFKEMHRCSDESSPPNSVTMISVLSACSVLGCVGFGRQIHGILHKINMGSDTKAGTALIDLYSKCGHWSLAYKVFDELNGNRNLTTWNCMIAGMMLNGQSDHAIELFMKLFSGVEGIEPDLATWNSLICGFSQIGKNKEALFVFRKMLSIGAVPSLKSLTCLLPACSSLSALQLGKEVHGYIIRTYLCFVDDEFISTALVDMYMKCGQFLWAQKTFDQSKKTRSDDPSIWNAMIDGYGRNAETESAFRIFYQMIQENIQPNEATFLIILSMCSHNGLVDRGLKTFLSMNKDHGVIPKSKHLSCVIDLLGRSGYLDEARELFHEISEPAPSVCASLLSVCVDNSNISIGEEMAKELSELEPENPLPFVILSGIYAYHGRWRDAHKTRERLNSRKLKKLPALSFINGVTDIRCLNYQ, from the coding sequence ATGAAACGCGAGATTTCGAATCTCATTGGGAATGGCCTATACAGAGATCTAGCCCTGTCTCTTTACTCAAGAAGCCATGCCGCCGCCTCCATTAGTCCTGATAAATTCGCATTCCCTTCTCTATTCAAAGTCTGCGGCTTGCTACAACAAGTTTCCCTTTGTCATATGCTTCATATCCATCTCATAAAGACTGGGTTTCACGCGGACGTATACGCATCAACTGCTCTCACCGATGCATACATGAAACTTGGATGTCCAGATGATGCCCTTAAGGTATTCGATGAAATGCATGAACGGAGCTTGGCTTCATTCAATGCCGTTATCTCCGGGTTCCTGAAAAACGGGGATATTGATGGGTCTTTCAAAATGTTCAAGCGACTTCTCAGTAAACAAGCTGTTAGGCCCAATTCGGTTACTATAGCTTGCTTGTTGTCGTCGTCGTCGAGTCCGAGTAATGGTCATCAAGTACACTGCTGGGCGGTTAAGTTAGGTGTTGAGTCTGAGATCTATGCTGCAACGTCGTTAGTGACCATGTACTCGAGTCGTGGAGAGTTGGGTTCGGCTGCCAAAGTTTTTAAGAATATAGAAACAAAAAATGTGGTTTGTTATAATGCCTACATTTCAGGAATTTTGCAGAATGGGGTTCCTCTTCTTGCTTTAGATGTTTTCAAGGAAATGCATAGATGCTCTGATGAATCATCACCACCCAATTCAGTCACTATGATATCAGTTCTCTCTGCATGCTCGGTTCTTGGGTGTGTTGGATTTGGTAGGCAGATTCATGGGATTTTGCATAAAATTAACATGGGATCTGACACCAAGGCGGGAACTGCACTAATTGATTTGTACTCAAAATGTGGTCACTGGAGTTTGGCCTACAAGGTGTTTGATGAACTTAACGGAAACAGGAACTTGACAACCTGGAACTGTATGATTGCTGGAATGATGTTGAATGGACAAAGTGACCACGCAATTGAACTTTTCATGAAGTTGTTTTCAGGTGTTGAAGGAATAGAACCAGATTTAGCAACATGGAACTCGTTGATTTGTGGGTTTTCACAGATTGGAAAGAATAAAGAAGCTTTATTTGTTTTCAGGAAGATGCTATCAATTGGTGCAGTTCCAAGTTTAAAATCTTTGACATGTTTGTTACCTGCTTGTTCTTCTCTTTCTGCTTTGCAGCTTGGGAAAGAAGTTCATGGTTACATTATTAgaacatatttatgttttgtgGATGATGAGTTCATTTCCACAGCTCTAGTAGACATGTACATGAAGTGCGGCCAATTTTTGTGGGCACAAAAGACTTTCGACCAGTCGAAGAAGACAAGATCTGATGACCCGTCAATTTGGAATGCAATGATTGATGGGTATGGGAGAAACGCTGAAACAGAATCTGCTTTTCGGATTTTTTATCAGATGATACAAGAGAATATACAACCGAATGAGGCTACATTCCTTATAATCTTATCTATGTGCAGTCATAATGGTTTAGTTGACAGAGGATTGAAAACTTTCCTATCGATGAACAAAGATCATGGCGTAATCCCAAAATCCAAGCATTTGAGTTGTGTGATTGATCTCCTTGGTCGTTCCGGATATCTTGATGAAGCGAGGGAACTGTTCCATGAAATCAGTGAACCTGCTCCGTCTGTTTGTGCTTCTCTGCTCAGTGTTTGTGTTGATAATTCAAATATCAGTATAGGAGAAGAAATGGCTAAAGAACTTTCAGAATTAGAACCAGAAAATCCTCTGCCATTTGTAATCCTGTCCGGTATATATGCATATCATGGAAGGTGGAGAGATGCTCACAAGACTAGAGAAAGATTGAATAGCAGAAAAT